In the Leifsonia sp. 466MF genome, one interval contains:
- a CDS encoding M1 family metallopeptidase, giving the protein MSDGAPHTYLPRSGTHDFSVLRYDLDLDYRVTTNRLDATALIRARADVPLTAIVLDLVHLKAKKVRVDGQKRARFSQSATHLRILPASPIPAGEEFIVEIAYDGSPVPRRTRWGTLGWEELTDGVIVASQPSGAPTWFPCNDRPSDRAAYGIRVTTEQAYTVLATGEPTGHGVSGGRGTWTFEREEPTATYLASVQIGRYTLEPRRTAGVEWVVAYPPALARRVLHDFEPVGRMLERFQTLFGPYPFPSYTVVVTEDALEIPLESQAMATFGSSHADGRSGSERLVAHELAHQWFGNSVGLASWHDIWLNEGFACYAEWLWSEVSGGMSAAAHARIHHAALRVTPGDLLLGDPGPDSMFDDRVYKRGACLLHALRLRLGDDVFFELLRTWTRENRFGTVTSADFEALAERFSEEPLGGFFDAWLRETRLPSLGR; this is encoded by the coding sequence ATGAGCGACGGAGCACCGCACACCTACCTGCCGCGCTCCGGCACCCACGACTTCTCGGTCCTCCGGTACGACCTCGACCTCGACTACCGGGTGACGACGAACCGGTTGGATGCGACGGCGCTGATCCGCGCGCGGGCCGACGTCCCGCTGACGGCGATCGTGCTGGACCTCGTCCATCTCAAGGCCAAGAAGGTGCGGGTGGACGGGCAGAAGCGCGCCCGGTTCAGCCAGAGCGCGACGCACCTCCGCATCCTTCCGGCGTCGCCCATCCCGGCCGGCGAGGAGTTCATCGTCGAGATCGCTTACGACGGCTCGCCCGTGCCGCGCAGGACCCGCTGGGGCACGCTCGGCTGGGAGGAGCTGACCGACGGGGTCATCGTGGCCTCGCAGCCCTCCGGAGCGCCCACCTGGTTCCCGTGCAACGACCGGCCCTCCGACCGCGCCGCCTACGGCATCCGCGTGACGACCGAACAGGCGTACACGGTGCTCGCGACCGGCGAGCCAACCGGGCACGGCGTCAGCGGAGGGCGCGGGACGTGGACGTTCGAGCGCGAGGAGCCGACGGCGACCTACCTCGCGTCGGTGCAGATCGGCCGCTACACGCTCGAACCGCGGCGGACGGCCGGTGTGGAGTGGGTGGTCGCCTATCCGCCCGCTCTCGCACGCCGCGTGCTGCACGACTTCGAACCCGTCGGGCGGATGCTGGAGCGCTTCCAGACGCTGTTCGGGCCGTACCCGTTCCCGTCGTACACGGTCGTCGTCACGGAGGATGCGCTGGAGATCCCGCTCGAATCCCAGGCGATGGCGACCTTCGGGTCGTCGCACGCCGACGGCCGGAGCGGCTCGGAACGCCTGGTCGCCCATGAGCTGGCGCACCAGTGGTTCGGCAACAGCGTCGGGCTCGCCTCCTGGCACGACATCTGGCTGAACGAGGGGTTCGCCTGTTACGCCGAGTGGCTGTGGTCGGAGGTCTCCGGCGGGATGTCCGCGGCGGCGCACGCGCGCATCCACCACGCCGCTCTGCGCGTCACGCCCGGCGACCTGCTGCTCGGCGACCCGGGGCCGGACTCGATGTTCGACGACCGCGTGTACAAGCGGGGCGCGTGCCTGCTGCACGCACTCAGGCTGCGGCTGGGCGACGACGTGTTCTTCGAGCTGTTGCGGACCTGGACGCGGGAGAACCGGTTCGGGACGGTCACGAGCGCCGATTTCGAGGCACTCGCGGAGCGGTTCTCGGAGGAGCCGCTCGGCGGTTTCTTCGATGCCTGGCTGCGGGAGACGCGGCTGCCGTCGCTCGGGCGCTGA
- a CDS encoding 4'-phosphopantetheinyl transferase family protein produces MPALVIVPHRSVDAALVARVASRLSEGDLARLSSLHHDLDGLAAFVAGRAALQRALSDAGAPDARIDATCPDCGLSHGRPVVVDGSGRLSVSVSHADGQAFAVAARYPVGIDAETMGALRGRAQAIDELAPGHGDPGRRWTAVEAVLKADGRGLRRDPGAVRVGRLSARLDGRLYTLRTTRAGDCLITVATGLRRTV; encoded by the coding sequence ATGCCCGCCCTCGTCATCGTCCCGCATCGCTCAGTGGATGCCGCCCTCGTCGCGCGCGTCGCATCCCGTCTCTCGGAGGGCGATCTCGCGCGGCTGTCGTCGCTGCACCACGACCTCGACGGTCTCGCGGCCTTCGTCGCGGGGCGGGCAGCCCTCCAGCGCGCGCTGAGCGATGCGGGAGCCCCGGATGCGCGCATCGACGCGACCTGCCCGGACTGCGGACTGTCGCACGGCCGGCCGGTGGTCGTGGACGGGTCCGGGCGCCTCTCCGTCTCGGTCTCGCACGCGGACGGACAGGCGTTCGCGGTCGCTGCCCGGTATCCCGTCGGCATCGACGCGGAGACAATGGGCGCTCTGCGCGGGCGCGCACAGGCGATCGACGAGCTCGCTCCCGGCCACGGCGACCCCGGACGTCGGTGGACGGCCGTCGAGGCCGTGCTCAAAGCCGACGGGAGGGGGCTGCGACGGGATCCCGGTGCCGTGCGTGTCGGGCGGCTCTCCGCGCGCCTCGACGGCCGCCTCTACACGCTGCGCACCACGCGCGCGGGCGACTGCCTGATCACCGTGGCGACGGGCTTACGTCGCACGGTGTGA